One part of the Marinobacterium rhizophilum genome encodes these proteins:
- the clpP gene encoding ATP-dependent Clp endopeptidase proteolytic subunit ClpP yields the protein MSDIFTGQAGAGISSSLVPMVVEQTARGERAYDIYSRLLKERVIFMVGQVEDHMANLIVAQLLFLEAENPEKDIHLYINSPGGSVTAGLAIYDTMRFIKPDVSTMCIGQAASMGAFLLAGGAEGKRFALPNSRVMIHQPLGGYQGQATDIEIHTREILSIRQKLNEILALHTGQDLETLARDTDRDNFMDPHAAKAYGLIDEVLDRRVIEG from the coding sequence ATGTCAGATATCTTTACAGGGCAGGCGGGAGCAGGAATCAGCTCCAGTCTGGTACCGATGGTGGTCGAACAGACTGCACGCGGAGAAAGGGCCTACGATATCTACTCGCGGCTGCTCAAGGAGCGCGTGATATTCATGGTCGGCCAGGTCGAGGACCACATGGCCAACCTGATTGTTGCCCAGTTGCTGTTTCTTGAGGCAGAGAACCCGGAAAAGGATATTCACCTCTACATCAACTCGCCGGGTGGCTCGGTGACCGCAGGTCTGGCGATCTACGACACCATGCGTTTCATCAAGCCGGATGTCAGCACCATGTGCATCGGCCAAGCCGCGAGCATGGGTGCTTTCCTGCTGGCAGGCGGCGCCGAAGGCAAGCGCTTTGCGCTGCCCAATTCCCGCGTGATGATTCACCAGCCCCTGGGCGGTTACCAGGGGCAGGCGACCGACATCGAGATTCACACCCGTGAAATCCTGTCGATCCGCCAGAAACTGAACGAAATTCTGGCGCTGCACACCGGCCAGGATCTCGAAACTCTTGCACGTGATACCGATCGTGACAACTTCATGGATCCCCATGCGGCCAAAGCATACGGCCTCATCGATGAAGTGCTGGATCGCCGCGTAATCGAAGGCTGA
- the tig gene encoding trigger factor — translation MQVSVEATSGLERQMTITVPAERIDNDVATRVQDTARRVRIDGFRPGKVPVKIVQKRYGAGIRQEVLGEVVQQSFYEAAQQEKLQPAGGPNIEFKKDKAGEDFEFTATFEVYPEITLADFAAAEIKKLNASVTDADLEKMIDTLRKQQAEWSVVERAAQDGDQVKIDFEGFVDGEAFEGGKGEGMDLVLGSNTMIPGFETGLVGAVAGEDKELNVTFPADYQAENLQGKEALFKVKVQSVSASSLPELNEEFFVKFGLEGKTLEEFQVEVRNNMERELKQALKMKLKEQLFGKLIKLNAIDVPSPLVDSEIDNLRKQAVQQFGGGNANLDPNMLPKELFEEQAKRRVAIGLLVQEVIKANELKVDEDRVRAMVEEQAQTYQEPQQVIDWYYGNKEMLNQIQSLAMEDQVVEQLLASATVEEIEVSYEDAIKPAQPEAEAADEAAAE, via the coding sequence ATGCAAGTTTCTGTTGAAGCGACTTCGGGCCTCGAGCGTCAGATGACGATCACTGTTCCGGCCGAGCGTATCGATAATGATGTAGCCACCCGCGTGCAGGACACTGCCCGTCGTGTGCGTATCGATGGCTTTCGTCCGGGCAAGGTGCCGGTCAAAATAGTTCAGAAGCGCTACGGTGCCGGAATTCGCCAGGAAGTTCTGGGTGAAGTGGTCCAGCAGAGCTTCTACGAAGCGGCGCAGCAGGAAAAACTGCAGCCCGCAGGCGGCCCCAATATCGAGTTCAAGAAAGACAAGGCCGGCGAAGATTTCGAATTCACCGCGACCTTCGAAGTCTATCCGGAAATCACCCTGGCTGACTTTGCTGCGGCAGAAATCAAGAAACTGAACGCCAGCGTTACCGACGCTGACCTGGAAAAGATGATCGACACCCTGCGCAAGCAGCAGGCCGAATGGTCTGTTGTTGAGCGCGCAGCGCAAGACGGCGACCAGGTCAAGATCGACTTCGAAGGCTTCGTCGACGGTGAAGCTTTCGAGGGTGGCAAAGGCGAAGGCATGGACCTGGTGCTGGGCTCCAACACCATGATCCCGGGCTTCGAAACAGGCCTGGTCGGCGCTGTTGCTGGCGAAGACAAGGAACTGAACGTCACCTTCCCGGCGGATTACCAGGCTGAAAACCTGCAGGGCAAAGAAGCCCTGTTCAAGGTCAAGGTTCAGAGCGTATCTGCCTCTTCACTGCCGGAGCTGAACGAAGAGTTCTTCGTCAAGTTCGGTCTGGAAGGCAAGACCCTGGAAGAGTTTCAGGTTGAAGTTCGCAACAACATGGAACGCGAGCTCAAGCAGGCGTTGAAAATGAAGCTCAAGGAGCAGCTTTTCGGCAAACTGATCAAGCTGAACGCCATTGACGTACCGAGCCCGCTCGTTGACAGCGAAATCGACAACCTGCGCAAGCAGGCGGTGCAGCAGTTCGGTGGCGGTAACGCCAACCTCGACCCCAACATGCTGCCCAAGGAACTGTTCGAAGAACAGGCCAAGCGCCGCGTTGCCATCGGCCTGCTGGTGCAGGAAGTCATCAAGGCCAACGAACTGAAGGTCGATGAAGACCGCGTTCGCGCCATGGTTGAAGAACAGGCTCAGACCTACCAGGAGCCGCAGCAGGTTATCGACTGGTACTACGGCAACAAGGAAATGCTGAACCAGATCCAGAGCCTGGCGATGGAAGATCAGGTGGTTGAACAGCTGCTCGCATCTGCTACAGTCGAAGAAATTGAAGTCAGCTACGAAGACGCGATCAAGCCGGCTCAGCCAGAAGCTGAAGCGGCGGACGAAGCCGCAGCCGAATAA